The Corynebacterium poyangense genome includes a window with the following:
- a CDS encoding NUDIX hydrolase, with product MAKHPHENDKDQAGDIEIKGRYQTIPSRPHKEFPRTTLAAGAVLWRGNLEQPESIKVAVIHRPHYDDWSLAKGKVDSGESLAQTAAREIAEETGYSVCLGKLLGRVHYPVGQRTKVVYYWTAEVTGGSFTPNNEVDDIKWLPIPEARSLLSYDIDAHVLDKAAKRFQLPAHSRILYVRHAHAFQRRNWDGDDNLRPLDKKGQRQAEALVSMLRPFQPTAIYSALPNRCQATAAPLAKEIGVDVEVDELFGDEGWLHHMTGAQARFTEVIAQGGVSVVVAQGLIIPDMIAWLAAQGRLPLEEEIKAKKASVWVLSFHNGELTGADYLASPLPVK from the coding sequence ATGGCGAAACACCCGCACGAAAATGATAAAGATCAAGCTGGTGACATTGAGATCAAAGGGCGGTATCAAACTATTCCCTCTCGACCGCATAAGGAGTTTCCGCGCACCACTTTGGCAGCCGGAGCGGTGTTGTGGCGAGGAAACCTTGAACAACCAGAAAGCATCAAGGTCGCGGTCATCCATCGGCCTCATTATGACGACTGGTCACTAGCCAAGGGGAAGGTGGATTCTGGAGAATCCCTGGCTCAAACCGCTGCCCGAGAAATTGCCGAAGAAACTGGATATAGCGTTTGCTTGGGGAAACTCCTGGGACGAGTTCACTATCCGGTGGGGCAGCGCACCAAAGTGGTGTACTACTGGACTGCTGAAGTAACTGGCGGATCTTTCACCCCAAATAATGAAGTCGACGACATCAAGTGGCTGCCGATTCCGGAGGCGCGGTCACTTCTCTCCTATGATATTGACGCTCATGTTCTGGATAAGGCGGCGAAACGGTTCCAATTACCTGCTCACAGCCGGATCCTTTATGTTCGCCATGCTCACGCATTTCAGCGGCGGAATTGGGATGGAGATGACAACCTGCGGCCACTGGATAAAAAAGGACAGCGCCAAGCCGAGGCTCTGGTATCAATGTTGCGGCCCTTTCAGCCCACCGCCATTTATTCTGCGTTACCTAACCGGTGCCAAGCTACTGCCGCCCCGCTGGCGAAAGAGATAGGTGTAGACGTCGAGGTTGATGAATTGTTCGGAGATGAAGGTTGGCTTCACCACATGACTGGCGCCCAGGCGCGTTTTACTGAGGTGATTGCTCAAGGAGGCGTCTCCGTCGTGGTGGCACAAGGTTTAATTATTCCCGATATGATCGCCTGGCTGGCGGCACAAGGACGATTACCTCTAGAAGAAGAAATCAAAGCCAAAAAAGCCTCGGTGTGGGTACTCAGTTTCCACAATGGAGAACTCACCGGAGCGGACTACCTGGCTAGCCCGCTCCCGGTGAAATAA
- the leuC gene encoding 3-isopropylmalate dehydratase large subunit: MTQPVSDSEKLTLAEKVWRDHVVSKGNNGEPDLIYIDLQLLHEVTSPQAFDGLRMAGRKMRHPELHLATEDHNVPTEGIIDGHLREIGDPTSRTQVETLRKNCAEFGVRLHPMGDVKQGIVHTVGPQLGATQPGMTIVCGDSHTSTHGAFGAIAMGIGTSEVEHVMATQTLSLKPFKTMAIEVSGELGEGVSAKDVILAIIAKIGTGGGQGYIIEYRGEVISKLSMEARMTICNMSIEAGARAGMIAPDDTTFDYLQGREFAPTGEQWDQAVAYWRTLATDDGAEFDKVIHIDGSALTPYVTWGTNPGQGLPLSESVPDPESFTNDNDKAAAEKALRYMDLTPGTPLRDISIDTVFLGSCTNARIEDLRAAAAVVKGRTIASGTRMLVVPSSTMVKQQAEAEGLDKIFREFGAEWRTAGCSMCLGMNPDQLAPGERSASTSNRNFEGRQGPGGRTHLVSPEVAAATAVAGHLASPADL; this comes from the coding sequence GTGACTCAACCCGTGTCCGATAGTGAAAAACTAACCTTGGCCGAGAAAGTCTGGCGAGACCATGTGGTGAGTAAAGGGAACAACGGCGAACCTGATCTTATCTACATTGATCTTCAGCTCCTTCATGAGGTTACCTCTCCTCAGGCTTTTGACGGTCTAAGGATGGCGGGGCGTAAAATGCGGCATCCCGAACTCCACTTAGCAACAGAGGACCATAACGTCCCGACTGAGGGGATTATCGACGGTCATCTCCGAGAAATCGGCGACCCAACGTCCCGAACCCAAGTAGAAACGTTAAGAAAAAACTGTGCTGAATTCGGGGTCCGACTTCATCCCATGGGTGATGTCAAGCAGGGTATTGTCCATACGGTTGGTCCACAATTAGGAGCCACCCAGCCAGGCATGACTATCGTATGTGGCGACTCCCACACCTCTACTCATGGAGCTTTTGGCGCTATCGCCATGGGTATCGGTACCTCCGAAGTAGAACACGTCATGGCCACCCAGACATTATCTCTCAAACCATTTAAAACAATGGCCATCGAGGTGAGTGGAGAACTTGGCGAAGGGGTAAGCGCAAAAGACGTTATTTTAGCGATCATCGCCAAAATAGGGACCGGTGGTGGGCAAGGGTACATTATCGAATATCGGGGAGAAGTAATTTCCAAACTCAGCATGGAAGCCCGCATGACAATATGCAATATGTCTATTGAAGCTGGTGCGCGGGCTGGAATGATTGCTCCCGATGACACTACTTTTGATTATCTTCAGGGCAGGGAGTTTGCACCCACCGGAGAACAATGGGATCAGGCGGTAGCTTACTGGCGAACCTTAGCTACCGATGATGGAGCTGAATTTGACAAGGTTATTCACATTGATGGCTCTGCTTTGACTCCCTACGTTACGTGGGGAACCAACCCAGGGCAGGGGCTCCCATTGAGTGAATCAGTTCCAGATCCAGAGTCTTTTACCAACGATAATGACAAGGCAGCCGCGGAAAAAGCCTTGCGCTATATGGACCTGACCCCCGGAACTCCACTGCGAGACATCTCCATCGATACGGTTTTCTTAGGTTCGTGTACTAATGCTCGGATTGAAGATCTTCGTGCTGCTGCTGCGGTGGTCAAAGGACGGACAATAGCGTCGGGCACCCGAATGCTGGTAGTTCCGTCATCGACCATGGTGAAGCAACAAGCCGAGGCAGAAGGATTAGACAAGATTTTCCGGGAGTTTGGGGCTGAGTGGCGCACTGCTGGTTGCTCCATGTGCCTAGGAATGAATCCAGATCAACTGGCCCCTGGAGAGCGTTCTGCATCAACCTCAAATCGCAACTTTGAGGGCCGTCAAGGGCCAGGTGGACGCACTCACTTGGTGTCCCCGGAAGTTGCAGCAGCCACAGCAGTGGCAGGGCATTTAGCGAGCCCGGCTGACCTGTAA
- a CDS encoding IclR family transcriptional regulator codes for MGQYSVSANSGIKVLDRAASIMTAVAAQPRSLAELCEATDLPRATAHRLATALEVHRLLSRTNDGRWSVGPALSSLSVGGKDQLIDAATPVMAGLMDLTQESVQLYQLTGTTRTCIAAQEPPVGLQNTVPVGSRMALTAGSAAKIFLAYSAPGLAEAILPQARFTAEDLEEVRRQGWSESVSEREVGLASLSAPVFNSNGLFIAVLSISGPADRLKPHPGRKWRKELVAAAEKLSESL; via the coding sequence ATGGGACAGTATAGCGTATCTGCCAACTCGGGCATCAAGGTGTTAGACCGAGCGGCGTCAATCATGACTGCCGTTGCCGCACAACCACGCTCACTTGCAGAACTTTGCGAAGCTACCGACCTGCCGCGCGCCACCGCTCACCGCCTAGCCACCGCCCTGGAGGTGCATCGCCTATTAAGCCGCACAAATGACGGACGATGGTCTGTTGGTCCGGCTTTATCCTCCTTAAGCGTCGGCGGTAAAGACCAGCTCATCGATGCTGCCACACCCGTAATGGCAGGATTGATGGACCTTACTCAGGAGTCTGTCCAGCTCTATCAACTCACCGGAACCACCCGGACCTGCATCGCCGCTCAAGAACCTCCGGTAGGTTTACAAAACACCGTGCCGGTGGGTTCTCGCATGGCGCTAACCGCTGGCTCTGCCGCGAAAATCTTTCTCGCCTATTCTGCCCCCGGGTTAGCGGAAGCTATTCTCCCACAAGCGCGCTTCACCGCTGAAGACCTTGAGGAAGTTCGACGCCAAGGCTGGTCAGAATCGGTATCTGAACGCGAAGTCGGTTTGGCCAGCTTGTCTGCCCCTGTTTTCAACAGCAATGGGCTCTTTATTGCCGTGCTGTCAATTTCTGGACCCGCCGATAGATTAAAGCCTCATCCTGGGCGAAAGTGGAGGAAGGAACTAGTGGCTGCAGCAGAAAAGCTTTCCGAATCTCTCTAG
- a CDS encoding D-alanine--D-alanine ligase family protein: MSDSSQRTKVAIVYGGRSSEHNISCVSAGAIMSHLDSSRFEVIPVGITQSGRWVQGESDPERLRTNDRVLPEVDPASPEITLSLNPERRGEFSYVSDGSRYAQVDVIFPVLHGPFGEDGTIQGLFELSGLPYVGPGVLASACGMDKEFTKKIMREAGIPTCRDIVVDPRTPLRAEDKETLGLPVFVKPARGGSSIGVSKVDSWDNIDEAIAKASRYDAKVLVEAELVGDEVEVGVLQYPDGELKVSVPAKLNNTEDSAEGFYGFETKYLDDVVSPTIPAPYPQETLEELQRLALKAYQAISAKGLARIDFFLTPQGPILNEVNTLPGFTPISMYPQVFQASGVTYQELLSVLIDEALARSRN; this comes from the coding sequence ATGAGTGATTCCTCGCAGCGCACAAAGGTTGCCATCGTTTATGGTGGCCGTAGTTCTGAGCACAACATTTCCTGTGTTTCGGCCGGGGCTATTATGTCTCACCTGGATTCCTCCCGCTTTGAGGTGATTCCAGTGGGGATTACTCAATCCGGGCGCTGGGTTCAGGGGGAGTCAGATCCCGAGCGGCTCCGCACCAATGACCGAGTTCTCCCCGAAGTTGATCCCGCCTCTCCGGAAATCACCTTATCCTTGAACCCGGAACGTCGTGGAGAATTCAGTTATGTCTCCGACGGTTCCCGTTATGCTCAAGTTGATGTCATCTTCCCGGTGCTCCATGGTCCTTTCGGTGAAGACGGGACTATCCAAGGATTATTTGAGCTTTCCGGGTTGCCATATGTGGGGCCTGGGGTTTTAGCTTCAGCATGTGGAATGGATAAAGAGTTCACCAAAAAAATCATGCGAGAAGCCGGCATTCCGACTTGCCGGGACATCGTCGTCGATCCTCGGACCCCACTTCGCGCAGAAGATAAGGAAACTCTCGGCCTACCAGTTTTCGTCAAACCGGCTCGCGGTGGTTCATCGATAGGGGTGTCGAAGGTCGATTCTTGGGACAACATTGATGAGGCCATTGCAAAGGCATCCCGCTATGATGCGAAAGTCCTCGTTGAAGCTGAGCTCGTGGGTGATGAAGTCGAGGTCGGAGTTCTTCAGTACCCGGACGGCGAGCTGAAAGTCTCAGTCCCCGCGAAACTGAATAACACCGAAGATTCAGCGGAAGGTTTCTACGGGTTTGAAACAAAATACCTCGATGATGTGGTGTCTCCGACAATTCCAGCCCCATATCCGCAAGAAACTCTAGAAGAGCTACAGCGTTTAGCACTCAAGGCCTATCAGGCGATTAGTGCTAAGGGCCTAGCCAGGATCGATTTCTTTCTCACCCCTCAAGGGCCCATCCTCAACGAGGTGAATACTCTCCCCGGTTTTACCCCCATTTCTATGTACCCCCAGGTTTTTCAGGCCAGCGGAGTTACCTACCAGGAACTTCTGAGTGTCTTGATCGACGAAGCTTTAGCCCGGTCGAGAAACTAG
- the leuD gene encoding 3-isopropylmalate dehydratase small subunit, translating into MEKFTIHTGVGVPLMRSNVDTDQIIPAVYLKRVSRSGFEDGLFSHWRKNDPDFVLNTEAYRHGSVLVAGPDFGTGSSREHAVWALMDYGFRVVFSSRFADIFRGNAGKAGLLAAVMDQSDIELLWKQLEQEPGLDITVNLNERTATAGENIYRFEVDDYTQWRLMEGLDDIGLTLRQEDKIAQFEAARPQFKPVITA; encoded by the coding sequence ATGGAAAAATTTACTATTCACACCGGCGTGGGCGTCCCGCTGATGCGCTCCAATGTTGACACAGATCAAATTATTCCAGCGGTCTACTTAAAGCGAGTAAGCCGCAGCGGCTTTGAGGATGGTCTTTTTTCTCACTGGCGAAAAAATGACCCAGATTTTGTGTTAAACACTGAAGCCTATCGACACGGTTCAGTTCTGGTAGCCGGGCCGGATTTCGGAACGGGTTCTTCCCGTGAACATGCGGTATGGGCCCTCATGGATTATGGGTTCCGGGTAGTATTTTCGTCCCGCTTCGCCGATATTTTCCGCGGCAACGCCGGAAAAGCAGGTTTACTAGCTGCAGTGATGGATCAATCTGATATCGAGCTTCTTTGGAAGCAACTGGAACAAGAACCAGGCTTGGACATCACCGTTAACCTCAATGAACGCACCGCCACTGCGGGTGAAAATATTTATCGTTTTGAGGTGGATGATTATACCCAGTGGCGACTTATGGAGGGCCTCGATGACATTGGTTTAACTCTTCGGCAAGAAGATAAGATCGCCCAATTCGAGGCCGCGCGGCCGCAGTTCAAGCCCGTCATCACTGCCTAA
- a CDS encoding NAD(P)H-dependent glycerol-3-phosphate dehydrogenase has protein sequence MVNVSVMGAGSWGTTLAKVFADAGNSVTLWARRPQLAQTLKTEHRNNDYLPDILLPSSLHATADAAEALTGADIVVPAVPSQTMRDNLSAWRDYISEDASLLSISKGVEKGTFLRMSEVIAEVSGASKDRIAVLSGPNLAKEIAQEQPAATVIACRDENRAKFIQAACATPYLRPYTNTDVVGCELGGACKNVIALACGVASGKGLGNNTTASLITRGLAEITRLGVALGAQSRTFAGLAGLGDLVATCSSTLSRNRTFGARLGEGASLEEAKEATHGQVAEGVISSASISELAQRHDVEMPITQAVYAVCHHGLSVDQMVTELMGRSKKSE, from the coding sequence ATGGTTAATGTCTCGGTGATGGGTGCAGGGTCGTGGGGGACGACTTTGGCAAAGGTTTTTGCCGACGCCGGAAATAGCGTCACGCTGTGGGCACGACGTCCTCAGCTAGCTCAAACATTAAAAACCGAGCACCGCAATAATGACTATTTACCAGATATCCTGTTGCCTTCTTCACTTCATGCCACCGCTGATGCCGCTGAGGCGTTAACCGGCGCCGATATTGTTGTTCCTGCTGTTCCGTCCCAGACGATGCGTGACAACCTATCTGCTTGGCGCGACTATATCTCCGAGGACGCTAGTTTGCTGAGTATTTCCAAGGGGGTGGAAAAGGGAACTTTTCTTCGGATGAGTGAAGTTATTGCTGAGGTGAGCGGAGCTTCCAAAGACCGTATAGCCGTTCTTTCAGGTCCGAACTTGGCGAAAGAAATTGCCCAAGAACAACCGGCGGCCACCGTCATTGCGTGTCGAGATGAAAACCGCGCCAAATTTATTCAGGCAGCCTGTGCCACCCCGTATCTGCGGCCCTACACCAACACCGATGTCGTGGGGTGTGAGCTGGGAGGAGCTTGCAAAAACGTCATTGCCTTGGCCTGTGGCGTGGCCTCCGGAAAGGGTCTAGGAAATAACACCACCGCGTCGTTAATCACGAGGGGCCTTGCTGAAATCACACGTCTTGGTGTGGCTTTGGGCGCTCAATCTCGGACTTTTGCCGGATTAGCCGGATTAGGTGATCTGGTGGCGACGTGTTCATCAACCTTATCCAGAAATCGCACTTTCGGCGCTCGGCTCGGCGAAGGAGCCAGCCTAGAAGAAGCAAAGGAAGCAACCCACGGTCAAGTAGCGGAGGGAGTTATCTCATCGGCCTCAATCTCCGAGCTTGCTCAGCGTCATGATGTAGAAATGCCTATCACTCAGGCTGTTTATGCGGTATGTCACCACGGTTTAAGTGTTGATCAGATGGTTACTGAGCTCATGGGGCGCTCAAAGAAATCAGAATGA